The Drosophila teissieri strain GT53w chromosome X, Prin_Dtei_1.1, whole genome shotgun sequence genome has a segment encoding these proteins:
- the LOC122623940 gene encoding ubiquitin-like-specific protease 2 → MNRSGPVSEEKAVRRIALNDYIILSRQLLINRKASRDQDKRSAKMLVVLASGQQQIITFTLPSSSCTVQDLLRQMGVKFDDSTTIDCMENAGGSIHVVVSVGIDISATDPQMVAQAEEFYREMHQSKAAAPPTTPGEETSTPAAGKPTATVANNPTKSKKHKKSRSAHERSSVDQDANARRSKKRKKCHSAEDNNGHPAAGAQDNNGLSSKKPGNRHAASETPTAAKKSNGCPVVQPAGDAIQSNVRKKSEETAGGTQSRAPSNVASTCLPAKPTPEERAEQSRLRRNRKWILSRDFDDEDVVLLSSEDEETNAAGDGQTEEAKPDGGGQSAERRLSADENLHLFKYPPTGTGGLSISMKDYMCLSSGTYLNDVIIDFYLCWLKNNIIPEGQRERTHIFSIFFHKRLNTVTLPNKVRQTAAQKRHKVVQRWTRTVNIFDKDFIIIPFNDQAHWILAIICFPSLRGPVAYNDAESSTRSDDIPIKQPVILIFDSYPVYSRQRAIDILRDYLTCEYQAKNPNAQAHIFTKDNMPAHRVEVPQQENLTDCGLYLLQYVEQFFTTPIRDYRLPIRKLRNWFDPLTVTKKREDIAKLIQQLMDEGNQQQQQQSKMLPVIKFPTLNGQLVMEEEEEEDEDKESDSKAEDDKDEDRAYASRKSDDEDEEQTKQEDSKVRQPAKRRNTIDATHN, encoded by the coding sequence ATGAATCGCAGTGGGCCAGTTTCGGAGGAGAAAGCCGTACGTCGAATCGCCCTCAATGACTATATAATCCTCTCCCGCCAACTGCTGATCAATCGCAAGGCAAGCAGGGATCAGGACAAACGGAGCGCCAAGATGCTGGTGGTTCTGGCCAGTGGACAGCAGCAGATCATCACGTTCACGCTGCCCAGCTCATCGTGCACGGTGCAGGATCTGCTCCGGCAGATGGGCGTTAAGTTCGATGACAGCACCACAATTGATTGCATGGAGAACGCCGGTGGCAGTATCCATGTGGTCGTCTCGGTGGGCATCGATATCAGTGCCACCGATCCCCAGATGGTTGCCCAGGCGGAGGAGTTCTACAGGGAGATGCATCAGTCCAAAGCCGCTGCTCCCCCAACGACGCCTGGCGAGGAGACATCCACTCCTGCGGCTGGCAAACCAACGGCTACGGTTGCCAACAATCCTACCAAGAGCAAGAAGCACAAGAAGAGTCGTTCCGCCCACGAGAGATCGTCGGTGGACCAAGACGCCAATGCGCGCCGCAGCAAGAAACGCAAGAAGTGTCATTCTGCGGAGGACAACAATGGCCATCCAGCTGCAGGTGCTCAGGACAACAATGGTTTATCCAGCAAGAAGCCGGGGAATCGCCACGCTGCGAGCGAAACCCCAACTGCTGCAAAGAAGAGCAACGGTTGCCCGGTCGTTCAACCAGCTGGAGATGCGATCCAGTCGAATGTTCGCAAGAAATCGGAGGAGACAGCTGGTGGCACGCAGTCACGGGCGCCAAGTAATGTGGCATCCACATGCTTGCCAGCTAAACCCACACCCGAGGAACGCGCAGAGCAGAGTCGCCTGCGCAGGAATCGCAAGTGGATACTGAGCCGGGACTTTGATGACGAGGATGTGGTGCTGCTGAGCAGCGAGGATGAGGAAACCAACGCCGCCGGCGATGGCCAAACGGAGGAGGCCAAGCCAGATGGCGGCGGACAGTCGGCGGAGCGACGCCTCTCTGCCGACGAGAATCTACACCTGTTTAAGTATCCGCCCACCGGCACCGGCGGCCTGAGCATCAGCATGAAGGACTACATGTGCCTCAGTAGCGGCACGTATCTGAACGATGTCATCATTGATTTCTATCTGTGCTGGCTAAAGAATAACATCATACCGGAGGGTCAGCGCGAACGGACGCACATCTTTAGCATATTTTTTCACAAGCGTTTGAACACGGTGACGCTGCCCAACAAAGTTCGGCAGACGGCGGCCCAGAAGCGTCACAAAGTGGTGCAGAGATGGACGCGAACCGTGAATATATTCGACAAGGACTTCATCATCATACCGTTCAACGATCAGGCCCATTGGATACTGGCCATCATATGTTTCCCCAGCCTAAGAGGCCCGGTGGCATACAATGATGCCGAGTCGTCCACCCGCAGCGATGACATTCCAATCAAACAGCCTGTAATACTCATCTTCGACTCGTATCCGGTCTACTCACGACAGCGAGCGATTGATATACTGCGGGACTACCTCACGTGCGAGTACCAGGCAAAGAATCCGAATGCGCAGGCGCACATCTTCACCAAGGACAACATGCCCGCTCATCGGGTGGAGGTGCCGCAGCAGGAGAATCTCACCGATTGCGGCCTCTATCTGCTGCAGTATGTGGAGCAATTCTTCACCACACCCATCAGAGACTATAGACTGCCCATTAGGAAGCTTAGAAACTGGTTCGATCCACTGACGGTGACCAAGAAGCGCGAGGACATCGCCAAACTTATCCAGCAGCTGATGGATGAGggcaatcagcagcagcagcagcagagcaaaATGCTGCCCGTCATCAAGTTTCCCACACTGAATGGCCAACTGGtgatggaggaggaggaggaggaggacgaggacaagGAAAGCGATAGCAAGGCGGAGGATGACAAGGATGAGGATCGAGCCTACGCAAGCAGGAAATCggatgatgaggatgaggagcaaACGAAGCAGGAAGATTCAAAAGTTAGGCAACCGGCGAAACGAAGGAATACGATTGATGCAACGCACAATTAA
- the LOC122623343 gene encoding 1-acyl-sn-glycerol-3-phosphate acyltransferase alpha, with product MTSFVELLGLFLLLMLPFLYETNHIFRYYFKFLMYYGIVSFNSIVLIPAFLTRPCDVRNLLWASTWCHRVSTLIGLRWELRGKEHLAKDQACIIVANHQSSLDVLGMFNIWHVMNKCTVVAKRELFYAWPFGLAAWLAGLIFIDRVRGEKARETLNDVNRRIKKQRIKLWVFPEGTRRNTGELHPFKKGAFHMAIDQQIPILPVVFSSYGTFLNDKKKILNAGRIVITTLPPVSTEGLTKDDIDVLMERVRAQMIETFKLTSAEALQRYKPLKKGGIPLAPSALAAASSASASNATKTVASSGTSATPVADAAVAAAAAVASNSSAYGQPPGYGAGAAKASLLKTL from the exons ATGACTTCGTTCGTCGAGCTGCTGGgacttttcctgctgctgatgctgccaTTCCTCTACGAGACCAATCACATATTCCGATACTACTTCAAATTCCTGATGTACTACGGCATCGTGTCCTTCAACTCGATCGTCCTCATCCCGGCCTTCCTCACCCGTCCCTGCGATGTCCGCAATCTGCT ATGGGCGAGCACCTGGTGCCATCGCGTTTCCACGCTGATCGGCCTGCGCTGGGAGCTGCGCGGCAAGGAGCATTTGGCCAAGGATCAGGCCTGCATCATTGTGGCCAATCACCAGAGCTCGCTGGATGTGCTGG GCATGTTCAACATCTGGCATGTGATGAACAAGTGCACGGTGGTGGCCAAGCGGGAGCTCTTCTACGCCTGGCCTTTTGGCTTGGCGGCCTGGTTGGCTGGCCTAATCTTCATCGATCGGGTGCGCGGCGAGAAGGCGCGCGAAACGCTGAACGATGTGAATCGTCGCATCAAGAAGCAGCGCATCAAACTGTGGGTTTTCCCCGAGGGCACGCGTCGCAACACCGGCGAACTGCATCCGTTCAAGAAGGGCGCCTTTCACATGGCCATCGATCAGCAGATACCCATCTTGCCGGTGGTCTTCTCCTCCTACGGCACATTCCTCAATGACAAGAAGAAGATATTGAATGCGGGTCGCATTGTGATTACCACGCTGCCGCCGGTTAGCACCGAGGGTCTAACCAAGGACGACATCGATGTGCTAATGGAGCGCGTTCGCGCCCAAATGATTGAAACCTTCAAGCTGACGTCCGCGGAGGCGTTGCAGCGGTACAAGCCATTGAAAAAGGGTGGCATTCCACTCGCCCCATCAGCAttagcagcagcatcatctgcATCAGCCTCCAACGCCACAAAAACTGTGGCTTCTTCGGGAACGTCGGCCACTCCCGTTGCGGATGCGGCGGTGGCTGCCGCAGCTGCCGTGGCCAGCAATAGTTCGGCATACGGTCAGCCGCCGGGCTATGGAGCCGGTGCCGCCAAGGCCAGCTTGCTCAAGACGCTTTAG